Within the Thermosynechococcaceae cyanobacterium Okahandja genome, the region GCAGTGCGTAGTTCCACTTGGTAAGTTGGATCACCATCACTGTCGCGATGTGACATCCTCCCGACGCTGACTATGCCCCCCGACAGACCGACTTGACAGGCGGTTTCCGTTCCCCAGCGTCCCTAGGTACTGATCGAACCAGAAACAGCAGTATTTCTGTACCATTCCCGAACGTTGGAGGTCCCGGCAATGCTTGACGTTCACTCTCAATCGGTGGGCTGTGAACCAAGCCAATTTTATCACCTTGAACCCACAAGAGGCCAGCGCTCTATCCCATCGTGGGGAATCGACAAGCGCGGGGAGTCCATGTATCCCGACCGGCGCGGGACTTATCGCTCCCCGAATCCCTCATTTGTTAACTTTTGTAATAGTTCGCAACAGTCGGTAAACGAGAGCCATGGGGAGGAATCCCTGCCATGGTAAGCTAAGTACGATTTTAGATCCGCGCAATTTAGGCTGGCGTTAGGGTTGACGCTAGGTTTTACCAGTTCTAGGAGTAAGAAAACGTTATGCGTGATGCCGTCACCACACTGATTAAGAACTATGACTCTACCGGTCGCTACCTCGATCGCACCGCTGTTGAGAGTCTGCGCTCCTACTTTAACTCGGGTTCGGTACGGGTCAAGGCGGCGGCCGTCATCAACGCCGATGCAGCCGCCATCGTCAAGGAAGCGGGATCTGCCCTCTTTACCGAGCAGCCAGAACTCATTCAACCCGGTGGGAATGCCTATACCACCCGGCGTTACGCCACCTGTTTGCGGGATATGGACTACTACCTCCGCTATGCCACCTATGCCCTAGTGGCCGGGGATGTGGATGTGCTCAACGAGCGGGTTCTGGAAGGGCTACGGGAAACCTACAACTCCCTAGGGGTACCCATTGGACCAACGGTGCGCGGCATTCAAATTATGAAGGAGCTAGTGCGCGATCGCGTTGCGGCGGCGGGAATTGAGGATACCAGCGTTGTTGAGCAACCCTTTGACTATATGTGTCGGCAACTGAGCGAAGTGAATATCTAGAATATTCTAGTTTTCTCGTTGCAGCGCTGATCTGCCACAATAAAGGGCGATGGTTCAGTGTTCAAGCACTGGGCGATCGCTCGTTGATCTGTTGAGGCCATGAAAATTCGCATTGGTAACGGCTACGATATTCATCAATTAGTGGTGGGGCGACCCCTGATCTTAGGGGGAGTTCACTTGGAGCACTCCCATGGCTTGCTGGGTCACAGCGATGCCGATGTGCTCACCCATGCGATTATGGATGCCCTATTAGGTGCCCTCAGTCTGGGGGATATTGGCCATTACTTTCCACCCACGGATCCCCAGTGGGCCGGTGCCGATAGCCAAGTGCTGCTGGGGAAGGTGGCAGAGTTAATTTACGGTCGTGGTTGGCAGGTGGGCAACATTGATGCAGTCGTTGTGGCCGAGCGCCCCAAGCTCAAACCCTATTTAGGGCAAATGCGCGATCGCCTTGCCACCACCCTCGCCATTACGGCGGAGCAAATTAGTATTAAAGCAACCACCAACGAGAAACTGGGTCCGGTAGGTCGGGAAGAAGGGATTGCCGCCTACGCCGTGGCCCTCCTACAGGCGGCATAAGCCAGTGCTGAGGCGAAATAGCGATTCAGGAAGTGGCCACTTCACGGGACTTGAATGGGTGTGGTAGGCTCTAGTGTGTTCTAAATAACGTTGTCTTGTCCACTGCACTATTCGGGAGAAATAATCCGTGTCCCATCCTGTAACCCTGATTCGTGGTGATGGTATTGGCCCTGAAGTTGCCGCTGCCACTCGCACTGCCATTGATGCTACCGGTGTCAAAATTGACTGGTTGGTTGTGGATGCCGGAGTGGACATGATGGAGCGCTACGGTACTCCCTTACCCGATGAAGTGATCGAGGCCATTAAACAGACAAAAACAGCAATCAAAGGGCCCATTACTACCCCCGTGGGCACCGGCTTTCGCTCCGTGAACGTAGAAATTCGTAAGCGCTTGAACCTCTACGCCAACCTGCGCCCAGCCAAATCCATTGTGGGGGTCAAAAGCTACTTCCAAAACATTGATTTGGTCATTGTTCGTGAAAATACCGAAGACCTCTACGCCGGGATTGAGTTTGAGTACACCAGCCCCGAAGCGGCTAAAGCCCGTGCCTTTTTAAGTGAACTGGCAGGCAAGCCCATTCGGGACGATGCCGCCATTGGCGTGAAGCCAATTTCTGTACTCGGGAGCGATCGCATCCTTGAGTTTGCCTTTAAGTACGCCCAAGCCAATGGTCGCAAAAAAGTCACCGCCGTCCATAAGGCCAACATCATGAAATTTACCGATGGCCTCTTTCTGGAGCGAGCACGCCAGATTGCCCCCCGCTACCC harbors:
- the apcB gene encoding allophycocyanin subunit beta, which produces MRDAVTTLIKNYDSTGRYLDRTAVESLRSYFNSGSVRVKAAAVINADAAAIVKEAGSALFTEQPELIQPGGNAYTTRRYATCLRDMDYYLRYATYALVAGDVDVLNERVLEGLRETYNSLGVPIGPTVRGIQIMKELVRDRVAAAGIEDTSVVEQPFDYMCRQLSEVNI
- the ispF gene encoding 2-C-methyl-D-erythritol 2,4-cyclodiphosphate synthase, encoding MKIRIGNGYDIHQLVVGRPLILGGVHLEHSHGLLGHSDADVLTHAIMDALLGALSLGDIGHYFPPTDPQWAGADSQVLLGKVAELIYGRGWQVGNIDAVVVAERPKLKPYLGQMRDRLATTLAITAEQISIKATTNEKLGPVGREEGIAAYAVALLQAA
- a CDS encoding isocitrate/isopropylmalate dehydrogenase family protein, giving the protein MSHPVTLIRGDGIGPEVAAATRTAIDATGVKIDWLVVDAGVDMMERYGTPLPDEVIEAIKQTKTAIKGPITTPVGTGFRSVNVEIRKRLNLYANLRPAKSIVGVKSYFQNIDLVIVRENTEDLYAGIEFEYTSPEAAKARAFLSELAGKPIRDDAAIGVKPISVLGSDRILEFAFKYAQANGRKKVTAVHKANIMKFTDGLFLERARQIAPRYPAIEFEDRIVDNMCMQLMQKPELYDVMVMPNLYGDILSDLCAGMIGGLGVAPGANIGDEYAVFEAIHGSAPKYAGQNKANPTALILSGVLMLQHLGEMEAARRLQAAVEKVIGEQRFVTYDLAPPGQTPVGTQEMAAAIAEYAAP